From the genome of Dickeya aquatica, one region includes:
- a CDS encoding GNAT family N-acetyltransferase, with translation MSPQPTLTTEHLILRPLHEQDAQPICTLLNSDPGISAMTLLIPYPCSLAAVVTWIADFQQHWEQHKGVAYAICDSRTRQIMGAISLVSLETAHPEIGYWLEPAFRQRGLSTEASRALCQFAFSELGIEKIYGCHLPQNVASGRVLLKCGFHSLGLRPMFLSTLQRQETVAVYMMEHPQPCASV, from the coding sequence ATGTCGCCACAACCCACACTGACCACCGAACACCTGATTCTGCGCCCGTTACACGAACAGGATGCGCAGCCCATCTGCACACTGCTAAACAGTGACCCAGGCATTTCTGCCATGACGCTGTTAATCCCTTATCCTTGCTCATTGGCAGCAGTTGTCACCTGGATTGCTGATTTTCAGCAACACTGGGAGCAGCATAAGGGGGTGGCCTACGCCATTTGTGATTCTCGCACCCGGCAAATTATGGGCGCGATTTCACTGGTGTCGCTGGAAACCGCACACCCGGAAATTGGTTACTGGCTGGAACCCGCCTTTCGGCAGCGCGGCCTGAGCACCGAGGCCAGCCGGGCGCTGTGCCAGTTTGCATTCAGCGAACTGGGGATTGAGAAAATCTACGGTTGCCACCTGCCGCAGAATGTCGCCTCAGGGCGGGTATTGCTGAAATGCGGCTTTCATTCGCTGGGGTTACGACCGATGTTTCTGAGCACGCTTCAGCGGCAGGAGACGGTCGCGGTGTATATGATGGAGCACCCACAGCCGTGCGCATCTGTCTAA
- the nifJ gene encoding pyruvate:ferredoxin (flavodoxin) oxidoreductase encodes MITTDGNSAVASVAFRTSEVIAIYPITPSSTMAEQAAAWSSDERKNIWGDTPRVIEMQSEAGAIATVHGALQTGALSTSFTSSQGLLLMIPTLYKLAGQLTPFVLHVAARTVATHALSIFCDHSDVMAVRQTGCAMLCASNVQEAQDFALIAQMASLNSRLPFIHFFDGFRTSHEINKIAPLSDDALRTLLPQAAIDAHRERALTPDRPVIRGTASNPDTFFQAREATNPWYNAAFGHVEQAMDDFARVTGRQYQPFEYYGHPQATRVLVIMGSGSGTCEEVVDALLARGEAVGVVKVRLYRPFSAQHLLGCIPQSAQRIAVLDRTKEPGALAEPLYLDVMTALAEAFSRGERSLMPQVIGGRYGLSSKEFTPQCVEAVYKELALTNPRARFTVGIYDDVTHLSLPLSDQPMPTQMSLQALFYGLGSDGTVSAAKNSIKIVGNATPLFVQGYFVYDSKKAGSLTVSHMRVGPHPIHSAYLIEQADFVACHQWQFIDKYSMVDRLKPGGIFLINAPYSASELWARLPQEVQAGLNQRQARVYCINAAKIARECQLGARINTVMQMAFFHLTQILPGENARDKLRDAISSSYGNKGQELVERNWRALDATLASLETVALAPVNPASPHRPPVVSDAAPDFVKTVTAAMLAGLGDSLPVSALPPDGTWPTGTTRWEKRNIAERIPLWKAELCTQCNHCVAACPHSAIRAKVVPATAMADAPASLASLEVKARDMRGQKYVLQVAPEDCTGCNLCVEVCPAKDRQNPDIKAINMEPRLEHVATEKTHYDFFLTLPEIDRSQIERIDIRTSQLITPLFEYSGACSGCGETPYIKLLTQLYGDRLLIANATGCSSIYGGNLPTTPWTTDANGRGPAWANSLFEDNAEFGLGFRLSVDSHRQRALRLLEQLSDQLPQELVEGLRGNRVAVDARREQIAQMRLLLQTHSGDAARQLSADADHLVEKSVWLIGGDGWAYDIGYGGLDHVMSLSENVNVLVLDTQCYSNTGGQQSKATPLGAVTKFGEHGKRKARKDLGINVMMYGHVYVAQISLGAQLNQTVKAIQEAEAWPGPSLIIAYSPCEEHGYDLAHSHEQMRQLTTTGFWPLYRFDPRRAQEGKPALVTDSRAPSASLSDTLLNEQRFRRLNTQQPDAAAQLYAEAEADLRRRYDFLSLLAGKAEKNVQE; translated from the coding sequence ATGATCACCACCGATGGTAATAGCGCGGTCGCTTCCGTTGCGTTTCGTACCAGTGAAGTTATCGCCATCTACCCCATTACGCCCAGTTCGACCATGGCCGAGCAGGCGGCAGCCTGGTCGAGTGACGAACGCAAGAATATCTGGGGAGATACGCCTCGGGTGATTGAGATGCAATCGGAAGCCGGTGCCATCGCCACGGTGCACGGTGCGCTGCAAACCGGTGCCTTATCCACCTCATTTACCTCATCGCAGGGGTTACTGCTGATGATCCCGACGTTGTACAAACTGGCCGGTCAACTGACGCCGTTTGTGCTGCATGTCGCCGCCCGCACCGTCGCAACGCATGCGTTGTCGATTTTTTGTGATCATTCCGATGTGATGGCGGTACGCCAAACCGGGTGCGCCATGCTCTGCGCCAGCAACGTGCAAGAAGCGCAGGACTTCGCGCTGATTGCGCAAATGGCCAGTCTGAATAGCCGCCTGCCGTTTATTCATTTCTTCGATGGTTTTCGCACCTCGCATGAAATCAATAAAATTGCGCCCCTGAGCGATGACGCGCTGCGCACTCTGCTGCCACAGGCCGCAATTGACGCGCACCGTGAGCGAGCACTCACCCCCGATCGCCCGGTTATCCGGGGCACGGCGTCCAACCCCGATACGTTCTTCCAGGCACGGGAAGCGACCAACCCGTGGTACAACGCCGCCTTCGGCCATGTGGAACAGGCGATGGACGACTTCGCCCGCGTCACCGGCCGCCAGTATCAGCCTTTTGAGTATTACGGCCACCCACAAGCCACACGCGTGTTGGTTATCATGGGTTCAGGCAGCGGCACCTGTGAAGAAGTGGTCGATGCGCTGCTGGCACGCGGCGAAGCGGTCGGGGTGGTGAAAGTGCGCCTTTATCGCCCGTTTTCAGCACAACACCTGCTGGGCTGCATCCCGCAGAGCGCGCAGCGCATTGCCGTGCTCGACAGAACCAAAGAGCCGGGTGCGCTGGCCGAACCGTTGTATCTGGATGTGATGACCGCGCTGGCAGAAGCCTTCTCCCGCGGTGAGCGCTCACTGATGCCGCAAGTCATCGGTGGCCGTTACGGGCTGTCGTCAAAAGAGTTCACGCCACAGTGTGTGGAGGCCGTATATAAAGAGTTAGCGCTCACCAACCCCAGAGCGCGTTTTACCGTCGGCATTTACGACGATGTGACCCATTTATCGTTGCCGCTGTCTGACCAACCGATGCCGACCCAGATGTCCCTGCAGGCACTGTTCTATGGCCTTGGCAGTGACGGCACGGTTTCTGCGGCCAAGAACTCAATTAAAATCGTCGGCAACGCTACCCCGCTGTTCGTTCAAGGCTATTTTGTCTACGACTCGAAAAAAGCCGGTAGCCTGACGGTATCTCACATGCGTGTTGGCCCGCATCCGATTCACTCGGCCTATTTGATTGAGCAGGCGGATTTTGTCGCCTGTCATCAGTGGCAGTTTATCGATAAGTACAGCATGGTCGATCGCCTCAAGCCAGGCGGTATCTTCCTGATTAATGCCCCGTATAGCGCCAGCGAACTGTGGGCACGGCTGCCGCAGGAAGTTCAGGCCGGTTTAAATCAGCGGCAGGCGCGGGTGTACTGCATTAATGCGGCTAAAATTGCGCGGGAATGCCAGTTGGGAGCACGCATCAACACCGTGATGCAGATGGCTTTCTTTCACCTGACGCAAATTCTGCCAGGTGAGAACGCGCGCGATAAACTGCGCGACGCCATCAGCAGCAGCTATGGCAACAAAGGTCAGGAACTGGTTGAGCGTAACTGGCGGGCGCTGGATGCCACGCTCGCTTCACTGGAAACCGTCGCGCTGGCACCCGTCAACCCGGCAAGCCCGCATCGGCCGCCGGTTGTTTCCGATGCCGCACCCGATTTTGTCAAAACCGTGACCGCCGCCATGCTGGCCGGGCTGGGTGACAGCCTGCCGGTGTCGGCCCTGCCGCCGGACGGCACCTGGCCTACCGGCACCACCCGGTGGGAGAAGCGCAACATCGCAGAGCGTATCCCGCTGTGGAAAGCCGAGCTGTGTACGCAATGCAACCACTGCGTTGCCGCCTGCCCGCATTCGGCTATCCGCGCGAAAGTCGTTCCGGCCACGGCAATGGCCGATGCCCCGGCATCACTGGCCTCGCTGGAGGTGAAAGCGCGCGATATGCGCGGCCAAAAATATGTGCTGCAAGTGGCCCCTGAAGATTGCACCGGTTGTAACCTGTGTGTTGAAGTCTGTCCGGCCAAAGATCGCCAAAACCCGGACATTAAGGCCATCAACATGGAGCCGCGTCTGGAGCATGTCGCGACAGAGAAAACCCATTACGACTTCTTCCTGACGCTGCCAGAAATTGACCGTAGCCAGATTGAACGCATCGATATTCGCACTTCGCAGCTGATTACCCCGCTGTTTGAGTATTCTGGTGCCTGCTCGGGCTGTGGCGAAACCCCGTACATCAAGTTGCTGACGCAACTCTATGGCGACCGACTGTTGATTGCGAACGCGACAGGCTGTTCGTCAATTTACGGCGGTAATCTACCCACCACACCGTGGACAACCGATGCCAATGGCCGCGGCCCGGCCTGGGCTAACTCGCTGTTTGAAGATAATGCCGAATTCGGCCTTGGCTTTCGCCTGAGTGTCGATAGCCACCGCCAGCGCGCGCTGCGTCTGCTGGAGCAACTGAGCGACCAGCTCCCGCAAGAATTGGTAGAGGGCCTGCGCGGCAACCGTGTTGCCGTTGATGCGCGCCGCGAGCAGATTGCGCAGATGCGCCTGTTACTGCAAACACACAGCGGTGATGCCGCGCGCCAGTTGTCAGCCGATGCCGACCACTTGGTCGAAAAATCCGTCTGGCTGATTGGCGGTGACGGCTGGGCTTACGATATTGGTTACGGCGGTCTTGACCACGTAATGAGCCTGTCGGAGAACGTTAACGTACTGGTGCTGGATACCCAGTGCTACTCCAACACCGGTGGTCAGCAATCCAAAGCGACGCCGCTTGGCGCGGTCACGAAATTTGGCGAGCACGGCAAGCGCAAAGCGCGTAAAGACCTGGGCATCAATGTGATGATGTACGGCCATGTCTATGTGGCGCAAATCTCACTGGGTGCCCAGCTTAACCAGACGGTTAAAGCCATTCAGGAAGCGGAAGCCTGGCCGGGCCCGTCGCTGATTATCGCCTACAGCCCGTGCGAGGAACATGGTTATGACCTGGCCCACAGCCATGAGCAGATGCGCCAGCTCACCACCACCGGGTTCTGGCCGCTCTACCGTTTCGACCCGAGACGCGCCCAGGAAGGTAAACCGGCGCTGGTGACGGACTCACGCGCACCGTCGGCAAGCCTGAGCGATACGCTGCTCAACGAGCAACGCTTTCGCCGCCTGAACACCCAGCAACCTGATGCCGCTGCGCAGCTTTATGCCGAAGCCGAGGCCGACTTGCGCCGCCGCTATGACTTCCTGAGCCTGCTGGCAGGCAAAGCGGAGAAAAACGTGCAGGAGTAA
- a CDS encoding DinI family protein codes for MYVELVYDKRNVSGLPNAAEQIKNELTKRIHRVFPDAEIKIKPMQANAINSNASKQDKSTINRIVEEMFEEADEWLVME; via the coding sequence ATGTACGTAGAGCTGGTTTACGATAAAAGAAACGTGAGCGGATTACCCAACGCGGCAGAACAGATAAAAAACGAGCTAACTAAACGGATCCACCGGGTATTTCCAGACGCAGAGATCAAAATTAAGCCGATGCAGGCGAATGCGATTAACTCCAACGCCAGCAAACAGGATAAATCCACCATTAACCGCATCGTCGAAGAAATGTTCGAAGAAGCCGATGAATGGCTGGTGATGGAATAG
- a CDS encoding VOC family protein encodes MITLRVARPVMDLAVSERMYCDGVGLQKLSAFAQHDGFSGVMLGLPGLAWHLELTVCHHHPVRPTPTEDDLLVLYIPDPIRWQATCERMVQAGFSVVTSFNPYWDRQGKTFVDPDGYRVVLQAGRWPITD; translated from the coding sequence ATGATCACATTGCGCGTGGCAAGGCCGGTGATGGATTTGGCCGTCAGCGAACGGATGTACTGCGATGGCGTCGGATTGCAGAAATTAAGCGCGTTTGCGCAACATGATGGATTCAGTGGTGTTATGCTGGGGCTACCGGGGTTGGCCTGGCATCTTGAGTTGACGGTTTGCCATCACCATCCGGTCAGACCGACTCCGACGGAAGACGATTTACTGGTGCTGTACATTCCCGACCCGATACGGTGGCAGGCAACCTGTGAACGTATGGTGCAGGCCGGGTTCAGCGTGGTGACGTCATTTAATCCTTACTGGGACCGGCAGGGTAAAACCTTTGTGGATCCCGACGGTTATCGGGTGGTGCTGCAAGCGGGGCGTTGGCCGATAACCGACTGA